The alpha proteobacterium U9-1i genome includes a region encoding these proteins:
- a CDS encoding tRNA dihydrouridine synthase A, with translation MSRLVCNSAAMEFSVAPLMDWTDRHCRAFHRALTKRARLYTEMITADAIIHGDRERLIGFSEIEHPVAIQLGGSEPDKLAQAAAIAAARGYDEINLNVGCPSDRVQSGRFGACLMREPALVAELWGAMQGAAPSIPVTIKCRIGVDEQEPRESLFELVDCAAAAGCRTFVVHARKAWLSGLSPKENREIPPLDYDLVRKLKRERPNLKIVLNGGLRDLDHALAEGAGFDGVMLGRAAYQTPATLLDVDPRVFGVSAPAASREAAVEAHLPYIEARLREGVHLHAMTRHMLGLFHAQPGGRLWRRVLSERAPRADAGVEVVRDALAEVARAPARAA, from the coding sequence TTGTCGCGCCTCGTGTGCAATAGCGCCGCCATGGAATTTTCCGTGGCCCCACTCATGGACTGGACCGACCGGCATTGCCGGGCGTTCCACCGTGCGTTGACGAAACGGGCGCGGCTTTACACCGAGATGATCACCGCGGACGCGATCATTCACGGCGATCGCGAGCGCCTGATCGGCTTCTCGGAAATCGAGCACCCCGTCGCTATCCAACTCGGCGGCAGCGAACCCGACAAGCTGGCGCAGGCGGCGGCGATCGCGGCGGCGCGCGGCTATGACGAGATCAACCTCAATGTCGGCTGCCCATCGGACCGGGTGCAGTCGGGCCGCTTTGGCGCTTGCCTTATGCGCGAGCCGGCCTTGGTGGCCGAGCTCTGGGGCGCGATGCAAGGCGCCGCGCCGTCGATCCCGGTGACGATCAAGTGCCGGATCGGCGTCGATGAGCAAGAGCCGCGCGAGTCATTGTTCGAGCTTGTGGACTGCGCCGCAGCCGCAGGGTGTCGGACATTCGTCGTGCATGCGCGGAAGGCGTGGCTCTCCGGCCTTTCCCCGAAAGAGAACCGCGAAATCCCGCCGCTTGATTATGATCTCGTGCGCAAGCTGAAGCGCGAGCGGCCAAACTTGAAGATCGTCCTCAATGGGGGCCTGCGCGATCTCGATCACGCGCTCGCCGAAGGCGCCGGCTTCGACGGCGTCATGCTGGGCCGTGCAGCGTATCAAACGCCCGCCACTTTGCTTGACGTGGATCCGCGGGTGTTTGGCGTGTCAGCTCCGGCGGCGAGCCGCGAAGCAGCGGTCGAAGCGCATCTGCCCTATATCGAGGCGCGCTTGCGCGAAGGCGTGCACCTGCACGCGATGACCCGCCACATGCTCGGCCTTTTCCACGCCCAACCCGGCGGACGCTTGTGGCGGCGCGTGCTCTCTGAACGCGCGCCGCGCGCGGACGCTGGCGTTGAAGTGGTGCGTGACGCTTTGGCGGAAGTGGCGCGCGCGCCGGCGCGAGCCGCATGA
- a CDS encoding DNA-3-methyladenine glycosylase, translating into MGQKQRCKWAGADADMIAYHDAEWGVPQRDGRMLWEMLMLEGFQAGLSWITILKKRDAFRKAFKGFDPGKVARFTEKDVERLMGDAGIVRARAKIEATIAGARIFCAMEKNGESFADFCWSFTDGKVIKGDGANLPAQTDLSARISKELKRRGFKFVGPTIVYAWMQAVGIVNDHGAQCFRRAEVGKRR; encoded by the coding sequence GTGGGGCAGAAGCAGCGATGCAAATGGGCGGGCGCCGATGCCGACATGATCGCCTACCACGACGCCGAATGGGGCGTGCCGCAGCGTGATGGGCGCATGCTGTGGGAAATGCTCATGCTGGAAGGGTTTCAGGCGGGGCTCTCCTGGATCACGATCCTGAAGAAGCGTGATGCCTTTCGCAAAGCCTTCAAAGGATTTGATCCCGGCAAGGTGGCCCGCTTCACCGAGAAGGACGTTGAGCGCCTGATGGGCGATGCGGGCATCGTCCGCGCGCGCGCGAAGATTGAAGCCACCATCGCTGGGGCTCGGATTTTCTGCGCCATGGAAAAGAACGGCGAGAGCTTCGCCGATTTCTGCTGGTCGTTCACCGACGGCAAAGTGATCAAAGGCGATGGCGCCAACCTGCCGGCGCAGACTGACCTGTCGGCGCGCATTTCCAAGGAGTTGAAGCGCCGCGGCTTCAAGTTCGTGGGGCCGACGATCGTCTACGCCTGGATGCAAGCAGTGGGCATCGTCAACGACCACGGCGCGCAGTGCTTTCGCCGCGCGGAGGTAGGCAAGCGTCGCTGA
- a CDS encoding hypothetical protein (FIG00480941): MLTMKTYLGWKVDFANPPGAPAFAGPDSVSWRVFKNPVALGVGGVAAVLLEFADARIRSGVWDHSTYKSDPIGRSERTAMAAMVGVYGPQDAARRVIHGVTNMHARVAGQTPSGEHYRATDPDLLDWVSATAGWGFLNAYDAFVAPLDAEEKTRFYAEAEPVAALYGVRHSPANDSDFMAMLHQRIARFEPHPIVREFLDIVESGPGALGLPSFVRRAMARASVSLLPPSVREKLELGSAYELSSLERRALKAMGALAERVPIAAAPPAQACKRLGLPLDFLYRSQAAQRRLLADWRAPPSATPSAFR, from the coding sequence ATGCTGACGATGAAAACCTATCTCGGGTGGAAGGTCGATTTCGCCAACCCTCCCGGCGCGCCCGCTTTCGCGGGGCCGGACTCCGTATCGTGGCGCGTGTTCAAGAACCCCGTCGCACTCGGCGTTGGCGGCGTCGCCGCCGTACTGTTGGAATTCGCCGACGCGCGCATTCGTTCGGGGGTGTGGGATCATTCGACCTACAAGTCCGACCCGATCGGTCGCTCCGAACGCACGGCGATGGCTGCGATGGTGGGCGTCTACGGTCCGCAAGATGCGGCGCGACGGGTGATCCATGGCGTCACCAACATGCACGCGCGCGTCGCAGGGCAAACGCCAAGTGGGGAACATTATCGCGCGACGGATCCGGACCTGTTGGATTGGGTGAGCGCCACCGCCGGTTGGGGCTTCTTGAACGCCTATGACGCCTTCGTCGCGCCGCTCGACGCGGAGGAAAAGACCCGATTCTACGCCGAAGCAGAGCCGGTCGCGGCGCTCTACGGCGTGAGGCATTCACCTGCGAACGATTCCGACTTCATGGCCATGCTTCACCAACGCATTGCGCGCTTTGAGCCTCACCCCATCGTGCGCGAATTTCTCGATATCGTTGAAAGCGGCCCCGGTGCGCTTGGATTGCCAAGCTTCGTCCGTCGCGCCATGGCGCGCGCGTCCGTGTCGCTCCTACCGCCTTCTGTACGCGAGAAGCTGGAGCTTGGCTCTGCATACGAACTCTCGTCTCTGGAGCGCCGCGCGCTCAAAGCAATGGGCGCGCTTGCCGAGCGCGTGCCAATTGCCGCTGCGCCGCCCGCGCAAGCGTGCAAACGCCTCGGCCTGCCCTTGGATTTTCTCTATCGCAGCCAAGCCGCACAGCGACGTCTTCTGGCTGACTGGCGCGCACCGCCATCGGCAACGCCAAGCGCATTCCGTTAA
- a CDS encoding enoyl-CoA hydratase has product MLGMSYRKITFAIEHGVALVRLNEPKSLNAMSVAMGEELIDAIARAGRQARALCLAGEGRAFCSGANLVEGGINIEDPARDAGVRLETTFNPLILALRNSEVPVVTAIRGAAAGVGCAVALCGDVIIAGESGYFYQAFRHVGLVPDGGSSYLLARAIGRVRAMEMMLLGEKLPAAKALDWGLITRVVPDDELDAAAMTIARQLATGPRALRFIRQQAWAALDAPFEEQLARERGFQREAGRSSDFVEGVMAFREKRSPHFKGE; this is encoded by the coding sequence GTGTTGGGCATGTCCTACAGAAAGATCACATTCGCGATTGAGCACGGGGTCGCGCTGGTCAGGCTGAACGAGCCTAAGAGCCTCAACGCAATGTCAGTCGCCATGGGTGAGGAACTCATCGACGCCATCGCCCGCGCGGGCCGCCAAGCGCGCGCGCTCTGCCTTGCTGGTGAGGGACGGGCGTTTTGCTCCGGCGCGAACCTCGTCGAGGGCGGCATAAACATCGAAGATCCCGCGCGCGACGCCGGCGTGCGGCTGGAGACGACGTTTAATCCGCTGATCCTGGCGCTGCGCAACTCGGAGGTTCCAGTCGTGACCGCCATTCGCGGCGCCGCGGCCGGCGTGGGGTGTGCAGTCGCGTTGTGCGGCGATGTGATCATCGCGGGCGAGAGTGGATACTTTTACCAAGCGTTCCGCCATGTGGGCCTCGTTCCCGACGGCGGCTCGAGCTATTTGCTCGCGCGCGCCATTGGCCGCGTGCGGGCCATGGAGATGATGTTGCTCGGCGAAAAACTGCCAGCCGCGAAAGCGCTCGACTGGGGCCTCATCACGCGTGTGGTTCCGGACGACGAGTTGGACGCCGCCGCTATGACGATAGCGCGCCAACTCGCGACGGGTCCGCGCGCGCTGCGTTTCATCCGTCAGCAAGCGTGGGCGGCGCTCGATGCACCATTCGAAGAGCAGCTCGCGCGGGAGCGTGGCTTTCAGCGTGAGGCCGGTCGCTCTAGCGATTTCGTCGAGGGCGTCATGGCGTTTCGAGAGAAGCGCTCGCCGCACTTCAAGGGCGAGTAG
- a CDS encoding FMN-dependent enoyl-acyl-carrier-protein — protein sequence MAFKTRITDLLGIEHPIVQGGMQSVGVAELAAAVSEAGGLGLLTALTQPSPDALRAEIERCRSMTKKPFGVNITVFPTMNSPDYKAYAQAALDAGIRIFETAGTQAVAEVWQVLRTKDTCILHKCTAVRHAVSAEKKGVQIISIDGFECAGHPGEDDIPGLILIPCAADKVKIPMLASGGFGDGRGLVAALALGADGINMGTRFCATQEAKIHPNVKQAYIDNDERGTHLIFRSFKNTARVGKSGVSDEVARRLTEPGAKFSDVAELVSGAQGRVLLETGDMEAGVFWAGMVQGLIHDIPTVKELIDRIINEADAIIDQRFARLRRA from the coding sequence ATGGCGTTCAAAACGCGGATCACGGACCTGTTGGGCATCGAGCACCCGATCGTGCAGGGCGGCATGCAGAGCGTCGGTGTAGCGGAGCTTGCGGCGGCGGTTTCCGAGGCGGGCGGCTTGGGGTTGCTCACGGCGCTAACGCAGCCTTCGCCCGATGCGCTGCGCGCCGAGATTGAACGCTGTCGATCGATGACGAAGAAGCCTTTCGGCGTGAACATCACCGTTTTCCCGACAATGAATTCGCCTGACTACAAAGCTTACGCGCAAGCGGCCCTTGACGCGGGCATTCGCATTTTCGAGACGGCCGGCACGCAGGCGGTGGCCGAGGTCTGGCAAGTGCTGCGCACCAAGGACACATGCATCCTGCACAAATGCACAGCGGTCCGCCACGCTGTCTCCGCTGAGAAAAAAGGCGTGCAGATCATTTCCATCGACGGCTTCGAATGCGCCGGTCACCCGGGCGAGGATGACATCCCGGGCCTGATCCTGATCCCGTGCGCCGCCGATAAGGTCAAAATTCCCATGTTGGCGTCAGGAGGCTTCGGCGATGGGCGCGGCCTCGTCGCGGCGCTCGCGCTCGGCGCCGATGGCATCAACATGGGCACGCGGTTTTGCGCCACACAGGAAGCCAAGATCCATCCCAACGTGAAGCAAGCCTATATCGACAATGACGAACGCGGCACGCACCTGATCTTCCGCAGCTTTAAGAACACCGCGCGCGTCGGCAAAAGCGGCGTATCCGACGAGGTGGCGCGGCGCTTGACCGAGCCCGGCGCAAAGTTCTCGGACGTTGCGGAATTGGTGAGCGGCGCACAGGGGCGCGTTCTGCTGGAGACCGGCGACATGGAGGCCGGCGTGTTCTGGGCCGGCATGGTGCAGGGCCTTATCCACGACATCCCAACGGTGAAGGAGTTGATCGACCGCATCATCAACGAAGCTGACGCGATCATAGATCAACGCTTCGCGCGCCTTCGTCGCGCCTAA
- a CDS encoding enoyl-CoA hydratase, producing the protein MSALVLREIENGLCILTLNRPDKLNALNAAVFREIEAHLDAISPDDVGCVLLAGAGRSFCAGHDLDDISSGKENSAIGRFETGIVERLATLPMPVVAAIRGHCLTGGLELALAADVIIASETAKFADTHAKWDLVPIWGLSQRLPRRVGVARAQEMMFASRTYSGAEAASMGLANFCVPDDRLDEEAARFCTDVIANSWRANRAMKKLIADTDGMTLPAGIAWEMHHSEGRGPDMAPRIARMRKK; encoded by the coding sequence ATGAGCGCGCTGGTTCTCCGCGAGATCGAGAACGGCCTTTGCATATTGACGCTCAATCGGCCTGACAAGCTGAATGCGCTCAATGCGGCGGTGTTCCGCGAGATCGAAGCGCACCTCGATGCGATCAGCCCTGACGACGTGGGCTGCGTGCTTCTGGCTGGAGCGGGCCGAAGCTTCTGCGCCGGCCACGATCTCGACGACATCTCATCAGGCAAGGAGAACAGCGCCATCGGCCGCTTCGAGACCGGCATCGTGGAGCGCCTGGCGACGCTGCCGATGCCGGTTGTCGCAGCTATTCGCGGCCATTGCCTCACCGGCGGCCTTGAGCTGGCGCTCGCGGCGGACGTCATCATCGCCTCTGAAACGGCGAAGTTTGCGGACACGCACGCGAAATGGGATCTCGTGCCGATCTGGGGATTGTCGCAGCGTCTGCCTCGACGCGTCGGCGTCGCGCGCGCGCAAGAAATGATGTTCGCCTCACGCACCTATTCAGGCGCCGAAGCGGCATCGATGGGGCTCGCGAACTTCTGCGTGCCTGATGATCGCTTGGACGAAGAGGCCGCGCGCTTCTGCACGGATGTGATCGCGAATTCGTGGCGCGCCAACCGGGCAATGAAGAAGCTCATCGCCGACACCGACGGGATGACGCTGCCTGCCGGCATCGCATGGGAGATGCATCATTCCGAGGGCCGCGGACCGGACATGGCGCCGCGTATCGCGCGCATGCGAAAGAAGTGA
- a CDS encoding chorismate mutase I yields MTDDPMTELTTLRGSIDNIDAALVHLLAERFKFTQRVGALKARSGMPSADPAREAEQIARLRALAQTARLDPDFAEKFLSFIVTEVIRHHETAKAGKSG; encoded by the coding sequence ATGACAGACGATCCGATGACCGAGCTTACAACCCTTCGCGGCAGCATCGACAATATCGACGCGGCGTTGGTTCATCTGCTCGCTGAGCGCTTTAAGTTCACCCAGCGCGTCGGCGCGCTTAAAGCGCGCAGCGGGATGCCAAGCGCCGATCCCGCCCGCGAGGCTGAGCAGATCGCCAGGCTGCGGGCGCTGGCGCAAACGGCGCGCCTTGACCCAGACTTCGCCGAGAAATTCCTTTCCTTCATCGTGACGGAAGTGATCCGACATCATGAAACGGCCAAAGCCGGCAAATCAGGCTGA
- a CDS encoding L-gulono-1,4-lactone oxidase codes for MSSPEAKPKHRRGVLIGAGAALAAAAAFGLRKPDRGGAHDAYFQGLSRALADAGIARPTLIVDRTRVLANVDAAMNVLAPSALPVRVVVKSLPAFGLIDPIARRLGTNRFMVFNGAMLAHMIEHRPAADMLLGKPLPIREAAPFIAASRAGGAPATLPQWLIDTPERLTAYIAAARASNAPLRVSFEIDVGLHRGGFVDAQALSAALEIARAEPLVQISGLMGYDPHVPKVPDPSGAFASVQRKYSAAVAQLTETLGVSADTLTLNAAGSPTYKLHAAGTAGNEVAIGSAFVKPLDFDLNTLTHHEPAAFIGAPVIKALDRTRLPALEGLGGVFSFYDPNSERAFFIYGGHWLARPVSPPGLAYNDIFGRSSNQELLTGSRRVALAVDDYVFFRPTQSEALFLQFGDIAMYEAGRIAEMAPTFPVSA; via the coding sequence ATGAGCTCACCTGAAGCAAAGCCCAAGCACAGGCGGGGGGTTCTGATCGGCGCGGGAGCGGCGCTCGCGGCTGCGGCAGCGTTCGGCTTGCGCAAACCAGATCGTGGCGGCGCGCATGACGCGTATTTCCAAGGCCTCTCGCGCGCCCTTGCCGATGCAGGTATCGCCCGCCCGACCCTCATCGTCGACCGCACGCGTGTGTTGGCGAACGTTGACGCCGCGATGAATGTGTTGGCCCCCAGTGCGCTGCCGGTGCGCGTCGTCGTGAAATCGCTGCCAGCCTTTGGCCTCATCGACCCGATCGCACGACGCCTCGGAACGAACCGCTTCATGGTGTTCAACGGTGCGATGCTGGCGCACATGATCGAGCATCGGCCCGCGGCGGATATGCTGTTAGGCAAGCCGCTGCCGATACGCGAAGCCGCTCCGTTCATTGCAGCATCGCGCGCGGGCGGGGCCCCGGCGACGTTGCCGCAATGGCTGATCGATACCCCAGAGCGCTTGACCGCCTATATCGCCGCCGCACGCGCAAGCAATGCGCCGCTCCGTGTGAGTTTCGAAATTGACGTAGGACTGCATCGCGGTGGCTTCGTGGATGCGCAGGCTTTGAGCGCGGCGCTGGAGATCGCCCGCGCTGAGCCTTTGGTGCAGATCAGCGGCCTCATGGGCTACGATCCGCATGTGCCTAAGGTGCCAGATCCTTCCGGCGCGTTCGCGAGCGTGCAGCGCAAGTACAGCGCCGCGGTCGCTCAGCTCACTGAGACACTCGGCGTCAGCGCGGATACGCTCACTTTGAACGCGGCGGGCAGCCCCACCTACAAGCTCCATGCCGCAGGCACGGCCGGCAATGAAGTGGCTATCGGCTCGGCGTTCGTGAAGCCGCTCGACTTCGATCTCAACACATTGACGCACCACGAACCTGCCGCTTTTATCGGCGCACCGGTGATCAAGGCGCTCGACCGCACACGCTTGCCAGCGCTTGAAGGCCTTGGCGGTGTATTTTCGTTCTACGATCCCAACAGCGAACGGGCGTTTTTCATCTATGGCGGACATTGGCTCGCGCGCCCTGTTTCGCCGCCCGGCCTCGCGTACAACGACATCTTCGGCCGATCGAGCAATCAAGAGCTGCTCACAGGCTCGCGCCGCGTCGCGCTGGCGGTCGACGATTACGTGTTCTTTCGCCCGACGCAAAGCGAAGCGCTGTTCCTGCAATTCGGCGACATCGCTATGTACGAAGCAGGCCGCATCGCCGAGATGGCGCCAACGTTCCCGGTGTCAGCCTGA
- a CDS encoding oxidoreductase has protein sequence MVSRRTLLGAAGVVGAGVAGAVGYRAWRDREPPAPPSQDANGNLLWRNWSGIEHAYPTQRLAPASEDELATMLRDAAAPVRAVGAGHSFTGLATTDGSLLSLDRMSGIVSHDAAAHRATIWAGTRLADLGPALSEIGQEMPNLPDINKQSLAGGVATGTHGTGREFRALHGQITALRIAAPSGEIVECSASRNADLFNAARVGLGAFGVLTQIELQNAPLARVLKRTWVADLEETMEAWPSLQEAHRNVEFYAVPFTGYAAIIACDPTDRPISPRGADEDAGTLMSLKLLRDVLGYAPALRRAAAQAAFADAAATEWVDEGWKLLSNERPVRFNEMEYHLPREAQIPALREVIAAIERHRGDVFFPIEARTIRADDAWLSPFHDRDSGSIAVHAYYKDDYQFLFDLIEPIFRRHDGRPHWGKLHSLGARDFASLYPRWADAVAVRQDIDPEGRLLNAHLRKVFLDELT, from the coding sequence ATGGTGTCTCGGCGCACATTGCTTGGCGCGGCCGGCGTCGTAGGCGCAGGTGTTGCGGGCGCAGTGGGCTATCGCGCGTGGCGGGATCGTGAGCCGCCAGCGCCGCCGTCGCAGGACGCCAACGGCAATCTGTTGTGGCGCAACTGGTCCGGGATCGAACACGCCTATCCGACGCAGCGCCTCGCGCCGGCGAGCGAAGATGAACTCGCAACCATGCTGCGTGATGCGGCTGCGCCGGTTCGAGCGGTTGGCGCGGGGCACTCGTTCACCGGACTTGCCACAACCGATGGCTCGTTGCTGTCGCTCGACCGAATGAGCGGCATCGTCTCGCATGACGCAGCGGCCCATCGCGCGACGATCTGGGCCGGCACGCGCTTGGCGGACCTTGGCCCGGCGCTTTCGGAGATCGGCCAGGAGATGCCGAACCTGCCGGACATCAACAAGCAATCGCTTGCCGGCGGCGTCGCCACCGGCACGCATGGCACCGGCCGTGAGTTTCGTGCGCTGCACGGCCAAATCACCGCGCTCCGCATTGCCGCGCCTAGCGGGGAGATCGTCGAGTGCAGCGCAAGCCGCAACGCCGATCTCTTCAACGCCGCGCGCGTCGGCCTCGGCGCCTTCGGCGTGCTGACGCAGATCGAGTTGCAAAACGCCCCGCTCGCGCGCGTGCTGAAGCGTACTTGGGTGGCCGACCTCGAAGAAACCATGGAGGCGTGGCCGTCGCTCCAGGAAGCGCACCGGAACGTTGAATTCTACGCCGTCCCGTTCACCGGCTACGCCGCAATCATCGCCTGCGACCCGACCGACCGCCCAATCTCGCCGCGCGGTGCAGATGAAGACGCCGGCACCTTGATGTCGCTTAAGCTCCTGCGCGACGTGCTTGGCTATGCGCCCGCGTTGCGGCGTGCGGCGGCGCAAGCGGCGTTCGCGGACGCGGCGGCGACGGAATGGGTGGACGAGGGCTGGAAGCTTTTGTCGAACGAGCGGCCAGTTCGGTTCAACGAGATGGAGTATCATCTGCCGCGCGAGGCGCAGATTCCGGCTCTCCGCGAAGTGATCGCCGCCATCGAGCGTCATCGCGGTGATGTGTTCTTCCCAATCGAAGCGCGCACCATCCGCGCCGACGATGCGTGGCTATCGCCATTCCATGACCGCGACAGCGGATCGATCGCCGTGCATGCTTATTACAAGGACGATTATCAATTCCTGTTTGACCTGATCGAGCCCATCTTCCGCCGTCACGACGGTCGCCCGCACTGGGGAAAACTTCATTCGCTCGGCGCGCGCGATTTTGCCTCGCTTTATCCGCGCTGGGCGGATGCGGTCGCGGTGCGCCAAGACATCGACCCGGAAGGGCGCTTGCTGAACGCCCATCTGCGAAAGGTGTTTCTCGATGAGCTCACCTGA
- a CDS encoding cytochrome c5 has translation MRGLVLVLALAACGETPDVSAQSVTRAAAAAPANARLAQLYDGSCKTCHAVADSGAPLTNDRAAWDARWTKGMDTLVEHTISGFNGMPAGGQCFTCTPEDYRALIAFMAGREG, from the coding sequence ATGCGCGGCTTGGTGCTTGTGTTGGCTTTGGCCGCCTGCGGGGAAACGCCCGATGTGTCCGCACAAAGCGTGACGCGCGCCGCCGCTGCCGCGCCAGCGAATGCCCGCTTGGCGCAGCTCTATGATGGCTCCTGCAAAACTTGCCACGCCGTCGCCGATAGCGGCGCGCCGCTAACAAACGATCGCGCCGCGTGGGACGCGCGCTGGACAAAAGGTATGGACACGCTGGTGGAACACACCATCAGCGGCTTCAACGGCATGCCCGCGGGTGGGCAATGTTTCACCTGCACGCCGGAAGATTATCGTGCGCTTATTGCCTTCATGGCCGGGCGCGAGGGCTAG
- a CDS encoding biotin synthesis protein bioH produces MPFITTTDGTEIFYKDWGPREGQAIVFHHGWPLSADDWDSQMLFFLARGYRVIAHDRRGHGRSSQTISGHEMDTYAADVAALTDTLNLKGAVHIGHSTGGGEVAHYVARAKPGRVSKAVLVGAVPPIMVKSDANPAGLPIEVFNGLRAALVANRAQFYIDLPTGPFYGFNRPGAKVSQGLIDNWWRQGMMGAANAHYECIKAFSETDFTEDLKKIDVPVFVSHGTDDQIVPYADSAPLSVRLLKQGTLKAYPGLPHGMLSTHPDIVNPDLLAFVEGKKIEGAD; encoded by the coding sequence ATGCCCTTCATCACCACCACAGACGGCACGGAAATCTTTTACAAGGATTGGGGTCCGCGCGAGGGTCAGGCGATTGTGTTCCATCACGGCTGGCCGCTGAGCGCCGACGATTGGGATAGCCAGATGCTGTTCTTTCTCGCGCGCGGTTATCGCGTCATCGCCCACGATCGGCGCGGTCACGGCCGCTCGTCGCAAACCATCAGTGGCCATGAGATGGATACTTACGCCGCCGATGTCGCCGCACTCACCGACACGCTCAATCTTAAGGGCGCCGTGCATATCGGCCATTCAACGGGCGGCGGCGAAGTCGCGCACTATGTTGCTCGCGCCAAGCCGGGGCGCGTCTCGAAAGCGGTGCTCGTCGGCGCGGTGCCGCCTATTATGGTGAAGTCGGATGCAAATCCCGCTGGTTTGCCGATTGAGGTGTTCAACGGTTTGCGCGCCGCGCTCGTCGCCAACCGCGCGCAATTCTACATCGATCTGCCCACCGGCCCGTTTTACGGCTTCAACCGGCCGGGCGCGAAGGTGTCGCAAGGCCTGATCGACAATTGGTGGCGCCAAGGGATGATGGGCGCTGCCAACGCACACTACGAGTGCATCAAAGCATTCTCCGAAACCGACTTCACCGAAGATTTAAAGAAGATCGACGTGCCGGTGTTTGTATCGCACGGCACTGACGACCAGATCGTACCTTATGCGGACTCAGCGCCATTGTCGGTGAGGCTTCTGAAGCAGGGCACGTTGAAAGCCTATCCCGGTCTGCCGCACGGCATGTTGTCGACGCATCCCGATATCGTGAACCCCGACCTTCTGGCCTTCGTCGAAGGCAAAAAGATAGAGGGCGCAGACTGA
- a CDS encoding chemotaxis regulator (transmits chemoreceptor signals to flagelllar motor components CheY): protein MSERDNTEQKLRDSEYRYRNMFQAMAVSFWELDFKGVGAMLREMRATGVKDLAAHFAANPAIVRDMMAATRVLDVNDLTVTLFGGGDKAPLMDSVEPFWPDVSNHVFAGSVIAAVSGKPSFMAECKLRAVDGREFETLFTACFPAESVADGKLLIGVIDVSERVRAQEMLQRVQAEFAHAARVSMLGELTASIAHEVNQPLAAIATNASAGLRWLNRPEPNLDEARTLIANVGADARRAADIVARVRDMAQHRKPERGAVQLNAVIGEALAFVRHEMQHHEVALVLDLAPDLPIIDGDRTQLQQVIVNLAVNAIQAMAPSTSRQLIVRSASDGEKITIAVEDCGPGIPPENLPRLFESFFTTKDNGMGMGLAICRSIIEAHGGSIEARNLDCGATFVVTLPASA from the coding sequence ATGAGCGAGCGCGACAACACCGAACAAAAATTGCGCGACAGCGAGTATCGCTACCGCAATATGTTCCAGGCGATGGCGGTGTCGTTCTGGGAGCTCGACTTCAAGGGCGTTGGCGCGATGCTGCGTGAGATGCGCGCCACGGGCGTGAAGGATTTGGCCGCCCACTTTGCCGCCAATCCCGCCATCGTGCGCGATATGATGGCCGCCACCCGCGTGCTCGACGTCAACGACCTCACCGTCACGCTGTTTGGGGGCGGCGACAAAGCGCCGTTGATGGATTCGGTCGAGCCGTTTTGGCCAGACGTCAGCAACCACGTGTTCGCTGGCAGCGTGATTGCGGCCGTAAGCGGCAAGCCAAGCTTTATGGCGGAATGCAAACTTCGCGCTGTCGATGGGCGCGAGTTCGAAACCTTGTTCACCGCGTGCTTTCCGGCCGAGAGCGTGGCCGACGGCAAATTGCTGATCGGGGTGATTGATGTGTCTGAACGCGTGCGCGCCCAGGAAATGCTACAGCGCGTGCAGGCGGAATTCGCCCATGCCGCAAGGGTGTCGATGCTTGGGGAGCTGACCGCCTCGATCGCTCACGAAGTGAACCAGCCGTTGGCTGCGATCGCCACCAACGCGTCCGCCGGCCTGCGTTGGCTCAATCGACCGGAGCCGAACTTGGACGAAGCGCGCACCCTGATCGCCAATGTCGGCGCCGACGCGCGCCGCGCCGCCGACATCGTCGCCCGCGTGCGCGACATGGCTCAGCATCGCAAACCCGAACGCGGAGCGGTGCAGCTTAACGCCGTGATTGGCGAAGCATTGGCGTTCGTACGCCACGAGATGCAGCACCACGAGGTAGCGCTTGTGCTCGATTTGGCGCCCGATCTGCCCATTATCGATGGTGACCGCACACAATTGCAGCAGGTGATTGTAAATTTGGCGGTCAACGCCATTCAGGCGATGGCGCCGTCCACGTCGCGACAACTGATCGTCCGCAGCGCAAGCGACGGCGAGAAGATCACAATCGCTGTCGAAGACTGCGGCCCAGGTATTCCGCCTGAGAACTTGCCGCGTCTGTTCGAGAGCTTCTTCACAACCAAAGACAACGGAATGGGTATGGGGCTGGCGATTTGCCGTTCAATCATTGAAGCACACGGCGGCTCTATCGAGGCGCGCAATCTCGATTGCGGCGCCACTTTTGTGGTCACATTGCCCGCGTCCGCGTGA